A region from the Halomonas piscis genome encodes:
- a CDS encoding IS1380 family transposase, whose translation MGESLSTWTPSCNGSVRVELSGHRTTSDSGALLLREALDNSGVIEALEDNLVDQRHPLRIRHSLASQLRTLVLQRAMGWIDLSDTDTLRRDPLWQLACSDARGMTPLAQDRPSQATLSRLLTCLGRNDNIDAVHEGLLRLVVWRLTSLKNGERPKQLTLDIDGLPIEVHGHQGGSAYHGLYGVRIYSPLVASLAETGDMVGGLLREGNAGPAENADTWIPHLVKRLNESTGAQVRVRIDAGFTDNDTLEALEDRGIEYLGRLRSHTGLQTLAAPYLKRPRGRPPEQPREWCHDLEYQAGTWPEPRRVVLVVQERPDDLLLHAFFLVTNLNKFDWPPEKVLALYRKRGSAEAHMGEVKSALDVHLSSTDRGASTVQDVMARNEVSLLLSLYAYQVLHGLRCLLERQTRQGWSLSRMREQVLKVAATLKLHARRITLHLGPPLSR comes from the coding sequence ATGGGTGAAAGCCTATCTACCTGGACGCCCTCGTGCAACGGCTCCGTCCGTGTCGAGCTGAGCGGCCACCGCACCACCAGTGACAGCGGCGCTCTGCTGCTGCGTGAAGCCCTCGACAACAGCGGTGTGATCGAGGCGCTCGAAGACAATCTGGTCGATCAACGCCACCCGCTACGCATCCGCCACTCGCTGGCCAGCCAGCTGCGAACCCTGGTGCTGCAGCGCGCGATGGGCTGGATCGACCTCAGCGATACCGACACGTTGCGGCGTGATCCCCTCTGGCAGCTGGCCTGCAGCGATGCGCGTGGAATGACGCCACTGGCCCAGGACCGGCCGTCTCAAGCCACGCTGTCGCGGCTGCTGACTTGCCTTGGACGCAACGACAACATCGATGCCGTGCATGAAGGCCTGCTGCGACTGGTAGTCTGGCGCCTGACCTCGCTGAAGAACGGCGAGCGACCCAAGCAGTTGACCCTCGACATCGACGGCCTGCCGATCGAGGTCCACGGTCACCAAGGTGGCTCGGCCTATCATGGCCTTTACGGGGTCCGCATCTACTCGCCGCTGGTCGCCTCGCTGGCCGAAACCGGTGACATGGTGGGCGGCCTACTACGCGAAGGCAACGCCGGCCCGGCCGAGAACGCCGATACCTGGATCCCGCACCTGGTGAAGCGGCTCAACGAAAGCACCGGCGCCCAGGTTCGGGTGCGTATCGACGCCGGGTTCACCGACAACGACACGCTGGAGGCGTTGGAAGATCGCGGCATCGAGTACCTGGGCCGGCTGCGCAGTCACACGGGGCTGCAGACACTGGCGGCGCCGTACCTGAAGCGGCCCCGAGGTCGGCCGCCCGAGCAGCCACGGGAATGGTGTCATGACCTGGAGTACCAGGCCGGCACCTGGCCTGAACCACGGCGCGTGGTACTGGTCGTGCAAGAGCGACCCGATGACCTGCTGTTGCATGCCTTCTTCCTGGTCACCAACCTCAACAAGTTCGACTGGCCGCCGGAGAAGGTCCTGGCACTGTACCGCAAGCGCGGTAGCGCCGAAGCGCACATGGGCGAGGTGAAATCAGCGCTCGACGTACACCTCTCGTCGACGGATCGTGGCGCCTCCACGGTTCAGGACGTGATGGCGCGTAACGAGGTGAGCCTGCTACTCAGCCTCTATGCTTACCAGGTCCTGCATGGTCTGCGTTGCCTGCTGGAGCGGCAGACTCGGCAAGGCTGGAGCCTGAGTCGGATGCGCGAGCAGGTGCTTAAGGTCGCCGCCACACTGAAGCTGCATGCCCGGCGGATCACCCTTCATCTGGGTCCCCCACTGTCACGCTAG
- the hutH gene encoding histidine ammonia-lyase: MTTLTISPGKTTLAHLRQVFEAPVQVSLPDSANAAIQRSVDCVNQVVEEGRTVYGINTGFGLLAQTRIADDELEDLQRSLVLSHSTGVGSPIDDSLVRLIMVLKVNALARGFSGIRREVLDALIALINAEVYPRIPLKGSAGASGDLAPLAHMSALLLGVGEARHQGKWLPATKALEVAGLEPMQLAPKEGLALLNGTQVSTVYALKGLFDAEDLFSAATVSGSLTVEATLGSRVPFDPRIHEARGQQGQIDAAAAYRHLLGESSDFSISHIDCDRVQDPYSLRCQPQVMGAVLTQLRQVSEVLEVEANAMSDNPLVFAEGGDIISGGNFHAEPVAMAADNLALAIAEIGALSERRISLMMDKHMSQLPPFLVEKGGVNSGFMIAQVTAATLTSENKALSHPHSVDSLPTSANQEDHVSMAPAAGKRLWEMADNVRGIVAIEWLAACQGLDMRPGLSTSPRLEQARRALRERVTHYDQDRFFAPDIDAATDLLHKRILNGLMPGTLLPSY, from the coding sequence ATGACAACCTTAACTATCTCCCCAGGCAAGACGACCCTGGCGCATCTGCGCCAGGTGTTCGAAGCGCCAGTCCAGGTTAGCCTGCCGGACAGCGCCAATGCAGCCATTCAGCGCAGCGTTGACTGCGTTAATCAGGTTGTGGAAGAAGGCCGTACGGTCTACGGCATCAACACCGGTTTCGGTCTGTTGGCCCAAACCCGCATTGCCGACGACGAGCTGGAAGATCTGCAGCGTTCGCTGGTGCTATCCCATTCCACCGGGGTGGGTTCTCCCATAGACGATAGCCTGGTGCGGCTGATCATGGTGCTCAAGGTCAACGCCCTGGCACGAGGCTTCTCGGGCATTCGCCGCGAGGTGCTGGATGCTCTGATCGCGTTAATCAACGCCGAGGTGTATCCGCGTATTCCGCTCAAAGGCTCAGCAGGTGCTTCCGGCGATCTGGCACCGCTGGCGCATATGAGCGCACTGCTGCTGGGTGTAGGTGAGGCGCGTCATCAGGGCAAGTGGCTTCCCGCTACCAAGGCGCTGGAAGTTGCAGGGCTTGAGCCTATGCAGCTCGCCCCCAAGGAAGGCCTGGCACTACTCAACGGCACACAGGTGTCTACCGTCTACGCCCTCAAAGGGCTGTTCGATGCCGAAGACCTGTTCAGCGCCGCCACGGTGAGCGGTTCACTGACCGTCGAGGCCACTCTGGGCTCTCGCGTGCCCTTCGACCCGCGCATCCATGAAGCTCGTGGCCAGCAAGGACAGATCGATGCTGCTGCTGCCTATCGCCACCTGCTCGGTGAGAGCAGCGACTTCAGTATCTCGCATATCGACTGCGATCGGGTGCAGGACCCTTACTCGCTTCGCTGTCAGCCTCAGGTAATGGGCGCGGTTTTGACCCAGCTGCGCCAGGTTTCTGAGGTGCTGGAAGTGGAAGCCAACGCGATGTCGGACAACCCGCTGGTATTTGCCGAGGGGGGTGACATCATCTCCGGTGGCAACTTCCATGCTGAGCCGGTGGCTATGGCCGCCGACAACCTGGCACTGGCTATTGCCGAGATCGGTGCGCTGTCGGAGCGGCGAATTTCCTTGATGATGGACAAGCACATGTCCCAGCTGCCGCCGTTCCTGGTAGAAAAAGGCGGCGTCAACTCCGGCTTCATGATCGCTCAGGTTACCGCTGCGACGCTGACTAGCGAGAACAAGGCGCTGTCTCATCCTCACAGCGTTGATAGCCTGCCAACCTCGGCCAACCAGGAAGACCATGTCTCCATGGCGCCGGCTGCGGGAAAGCGCCTGTGGGAAATGGCAGACAACGTGCGCGGCATCGTGGCCATCGAATGGCTGGCCGCCTGCCAGGGCCTCGATATGCGCCCCGGCCTGAGTACTTCGCCGAGGCTGGAACAGGCACGTAGGGCGCTGCGCGAGCGCGTCACCCACTACGATCAGGATCGCTTCTTCGCTCCGGATATCGACGCGGCTACTGATCTTTTGCACAAGCGTATCCTGAACGGCCTAATGCCTGGGACACTGCTTCCGAGTTATTAA
- a CDS encoding aminotransferase class I/II-fold pyridoxal phosphate-dependent enzyme, producing MTTLQQLNNFELDKVHRKINEEYNKFKAMGIQFNMARGKPAPEQLALAEQLLNLPGSGNYMASDGADCRNYGGERGLPEARELMSALVGAPPENTLVEGNSSLALMHDYLVFSLLRGNSDSLLPWSQEEKIRFLCPVPGYDYHFNMTEEYGIEMCPVSLDADGPDMDQVEELVAEDSSIKGMWCVPKYSNPTGTIYSDSVIKRLASMTTAAPDFRLFWDNAYAVHHLTEKRITIANILDACESAGHPNRALVFASTSKVTFPGGGIAAFASSTDNLQWFLEKIGKRSIVPDRINQLRHMALLPDEQALHALMDAHRQIIDPKFEAVHAAFDRWLTDPTVANWTRPKGGYFISLHTPKGCARRAVELAEKAGVTMTPAGAAFPYGNDPEDSHLRIAPTFLSMEEIEQAAEGIALSIRLAVSEKARTKNNLCYPITTPE from the coding sequence ATGACCACATTACAACAATTAAATAATTTTGAATTAGACAAGGTCCATCGCAAGATAAACGAAGAATATAACAAATTTAAGGCTATGGGTATCCAATTTAACATGGCCCGCGGCAAGCCAGCACCAGAGCAGCTAGCATTAGCCGAGCAGCTATTAAATTTGCCCGGTAGTGGTAACTACATGGCAAGCGATGGCGCCGACTGCCGCAACTACGGCGGTGAGCGTGGTTTGCCTGAAGCTCGTGAGCTAATGTCGGCACTGGTCGGCGCTCCACCGGAGAACACTTTGGTCGAGGGCAATTCCAGTCTTGCACTGATGCACGACTATCTAGTGTTCAGCCTTCTCAGAGGAAACTCTGACAGTTTGTTACCTTGGAGCCAGGAAGAAAAAATACGCTTTCTCTGCCCGGTACCCGGCTATGACTACCACTTCAATATGACTGAGGAATATGGCATCGAGATGTGCCCAGTATCACTCGATGCTGATGGTCCCGATATGGATCAAGTAGAGGAATTGGTAGCAGAAGACTCCTCCATCAAAGGTATGTGGTGTGTGCCCAAATACAGTAATCCTACGGGCACAATTTATTCAGACTCGGTGATTAAACGTCTTGCCTCCATGACCACTGCAGCGCCTGATTTCCGCCTATTCTGGGACAATGCCTACGCTGTCCACCACCTCACCGAAAAACGCATTACAATCGCCAACATCCTCGACGCATGTGAAAGCGCGGGGCATCCCAATCGGGCGCTGGTTTTTGCCTCGACGTCCAAAGTTACCTTTCCGGGCGGAGGCATCGCTGCTTTCGCCAGTTCCACAGATAACCTGCAGTGGTTTCTCGAGAAAATCGGAAAACGTTCAATCGTTCCAGATCGAATCAATCAACTTCGCCATATGGCCCTGCTCCCCGATGAGCAGGCATTGCACGCTCTCATGGACGCCCATCGTCAGATCATCGACCCTAAATTTGAAGCAGTGCACGCTGCTTTCGATCGTTGGCTCACCGATCCAACAGTGGCAAACTGGACTCGCCCTAAAGGCGGTTATTTTATTAGTTTACACACTCCCAAGGGATGCGCTCGTCGTGCTGTCGAACTCGCCGAGAAAGCTGGCGTTACAATGACCCCAGCTGGCGCGGCTTTTCCCTATGGGAACGACCCAGAAGATAGCCACCTTCGTATTGCTCCAACCTTCCTGTCAATGGAAGAGATCGAACAGGCTGCAGAGGGAATTGCTTTAAGTATTCGTCTCGCTGTCAGCGAAAAAGCAAGAACCAAGAATAATCTTTGTTACCCCATCACGACACCTGAGTAA
- a CDS encoding YjiH family protein: protein MNKTEVTNTPNSAALKAIFGSLIGVGIFFIPFSVQEGETKIPLVILIDYVKDILGGNLQYITLGVVVLLCTTWIASRFTSNRRVNNYHKKDGNIIGLLFILSAIFSILIIFEVGPDWLLHEDVGGLALTLGGSVLLTVSIAGFLVVFLMAFGFPEFIGTLMEPMMRRFYRVPGRAAVDSVTSFVASPAVGVFVTNQFYREGKYNQREAASIATNFSVVSIGFFALLVSIGGILNYLPHMIITSFVITFLLAAIMIRIPPLSRKSDSYIDSQEYIKSDTDNLAKGNIFVRACQAASRRAAASGPEVFKKAFWDAIAFTQKIVAYVIAIATLSLILATYTPIFEYLGAGFQYPLDMLQLPNADKIAPTVLISIAEVALPVIIISGTDAAPMSIFFVCTLSTVQIIFFTENANAILESDIPLSILDLVVIFLIRTIIAIPLVAIATHLIF, encoded by the coding sequence ATGAACAAGACGGAAGTGACTAACACTCCAAACTCTGCTGCGTTGAAGGCAATCTTTGGCAGCCTTATCGGAGTCGGCATTTTCTTTATCCCTTTTTCAGTGCAGGAAGGCGAAACCAAAATACCTTTGGTAATACTTATTGATTACGTCAAAGATATTCTCGGTGGAAATCTGCAGTATATTACCCTTGGGGTGGTTGTTCTACTCTGCACTACATGGATAGCCTCTAGATTTACCAGTAATAGGCGAGTCAATAACTATCATAAAAAAGACGGGAATATTATTGGACTTCTTTTCATATTATCAGCCATATTTTCGATACTTATTATATTTGAAGTTGGGCCCGACTGGCTGCTCCACGAGGATGTGGGAGGGTTAGCGCTCACGCTCGGTGGTAGCGTGTTATTAACAGTTTCCATAGCGGGATTCTTGGTGGTTTTTTTGATGGCATTTGGTTTTCCCGAATTTATTGGCACATTGATGGAGCCAATGATGAGAAGATTTTATCGTGTTCCTGGCAGGGCAGCAGTGGATTCGGTTACTTCATTTGTCGCCTCGCCCGCTGTCGGCGTTTTTGTCACGAATCAGTTTTATAGAGAAGGAAAATATAATCAGAGGGAAGCTGCCAGCATTGCAACAAACTTCAGTGTGGTAAGTATTGGTTTTTTTGCATTACTGGTATCGATTGGTGGAATTCTTAACTATCTCCCGCATATGATCATCACGTCATTCGTTATAACTTTTTTACTTGCCGCTATAATGATCCGAATCCCTCCGCTATCCAGGAAAAGTGATAGTTATATCGATAGTCAGGAATATATAAAAAGTGACACGGATAATCTAGCGAAAGGAAATATTTTTGTGCGTGCCTGTCAAGCAGCGTCAAGACGTGCTGCTGCTTCGGGCCCTGAGGTTTTCAAAAAAGCCTTCTGGGATGCAATTGCTTTTACACAGAAGATAGTCGCCTACGTTATTGCTATTGCAACGCTATCACTTATTTTGGCTACTTATACACCAATTTTTGAATATCTTGGCGCTGGTTTTCAATATCCTCTGGATATGCTTCAGCTTCCCAATGCGGATAAAATCGCGCCAACAGTCTTGATTTCCATTGCCGAAGTTGCGCTGCCAGTCATCATTATTTCTGGAACCGATGCCGCTCCAATGAGCATCTTTTTTGTATGCACTCTGTCAACAGTTCAAATTATCTTCTTTACAGAAAACGCTAATGCTATACTCGAGTCAGACATCCCACTATCTATCCTTGACCTGGTTGTCATTTTCTTGATTCGAACTATTATCGCCATCCCCTTAGTGGCAATTGCGACTCACTTAATATTTTAA
- a CDS encoding electron transfer flavoprotein subunit alpha/FixB family protein, translating to MSILVLAEHQDGELDSVTAHVVAAAQAIGGNIDLLVAGDNVDAVAEAAAKLDGVTKVRVADSNVFAHQLAEPLSELLAMLADDYSHVLAAASTNGKNALPRVAALKDVAQISDIIAVESADTFRRPIYAGNAIATVQSSDALKVITVRATGFDPVAAGGNASIEAVEQSIENRISAFVKESLAESDRPELGAARAVVSGGRGMGSADNFKLLNGIADKLGAAIGASRAAVDSGFVPNDMQVGQTGKIVAPDLYVAVGISGAIQHLAGMKDAKVIVAINKDDDAPIFQIADYGLVADLFEAVPELESKL from the coding sequence ATGAGTATTCTGGTTTTGGCAGAGCATCAGGACGGTGAGCTGGACAGTGTGACTGCCCATGTCGTTGCTGCCGCCCAGGCGATCGGCGGCAATATTGATCTGCTGGTAGCCGGCGACAACGTTGACGCCGTGGCGGAGGCGGCCGCCAAACTCGACGGTGTGACCAAGGTGCGCGTGGCCGATAGTAACGTTTTTGCCCACCAGCTGGCCGAGCCGCTAAGCGAACTGCTGGCCATGCTGGCCGATGACTATAGCCACGTATTGGCGGCGGCTTCGACGAATGGCAAAAATGCGCTGCCTCGGGTTGCCGCTTTGAAAGACGTAGCGCAGATATCTGATATCATTGCCGTGGAATCCGCCGATACCTTCAGGCGACCGATCTATGCAGGTAACGCCATCGCCACCGTGCAGAGCAGCGATGCCCTAAAGGTTATCACGGTGCGTGCTACCGGCTTTGACCCGGTGGCCGCAGGTGGCAACGCAAGTATCGAGGCAGTCGAACAGAGCATCGAGAATCGCATATCGGCTTTCGTCAAGGAGTCCTTGGCTGAGAGCGATCGTCCCGAGTTGGGTGCCGCGCGAGCGGTCGTTTCCGGCGGTCGCGGTATGGGAAGTGCCGACAACTTCAAGCTGCTTAACGGCATCGCCGACAAGCTAGGTGCCGCGATTGGCGCTTCCCGAGCCGCGGTGGACTCCGGCTTTGTGCCCAACGACATGCAGGTAGGGCAAACCGGCAAGATCGTTGCCCCCGATCTGTATGTCGCGGTGGGCATTTCCGGTGCCATTCAGCACCTGGCGGGAATGAAAGACGCCAAGGTGATTGTGGCGATCAACAAAGATGACGACGCACCCATCTTCCAGATAGCCGATTACGGTTTGGTTGCTGATCTGTTTGAGGCTGTGCCGGAACTGGAAAGCAAGCTCTAA
- a CDS encoding electron transfer flavoprotein subunit beta/FixA family protein: MKVLVAVKRVIDYNVKIRVKPDNSDVDLTNVKMAMNPFCEIAVEEAVRLKEKGVATEVVAVTVGPKAAQEQLRTSLALGADRGIHVQTDERVESLGAAKALAKLVEEEQPELIILGKQAIDTDNNQTGQMLAALTGRPQGTFASEITVEDGKLQVTREIDGGLQTLELVLPAVVTADLRLNEPRYAKLPDVMKAKKKPLDVKTPEELGLDVASKLALIKVEPPAEREGGIKVGSVDELVDKLQNEAKVIS, encoded by the coding sequence ATGAAAGTACTCGTCGCTGTCAAGCGCGTCATTGACTACAACGTCAAGATTCGCGTGAAGCCGGATAACTCCGACGTTGACCTAACCAACGTCAAGATGGCCATGAATCCCTTCTGCGAGATCGCCGTGGAAGAGGCGGTACGCCTGAAAGAGAAGGGGGTGGCTACCGAGGTGGTCGCCGTTACTGTTGGGCCTAAAGCGGCTCAGGAACAGCTGCGAACGTCATTGGCACTGGGTGCGGATCGGGGTATCCATGTACAAACCGATGAGCGCGTTGAATCATTGGGCGCTGCCAAGGCGCTGGCCAAGCTGGTTGAGGAAGAGCAGCCGGAGCTGATCATTCTTGGGAAGCAGGCCATCGATACCGATAACAACCAGACGGGGCAGATGTTGGCGGCGCTGACCGGACGCCCTCAGGGCACCTTTGCGTCCGAGATTACCGTGGAAGACGGCAAGCTGCAGGTGACCCGCGAAATCGACGGCGGCCTGCAGACGCTTGAGCTGGTTTTGCCCGCGGTGGTGACCGCCGATCTGCGTTTGAATGAGCCGCGCTATGCCAAGCTGCCGGATGTCATGAAAGCCAAGAAGAAACCGCTGGACGTCAAAACCCCGGAAGAGCTGGGCCTCGACGTGGCCAGCAAGTTGGCTCTGATCAAGGTTGAACCACCGGCCGAACGTGAAGGTGGCATAAAGGTGGGCTCAGTTGATGAGCTTGTGGACAAACTCCAGAACGAAGCCAAGGTGATTTCATGA
- a CDS encoding acyl-CoA dehydrogenase family protein, with protein sequence MIMDFTFNDDEIAFQDIAKKVSSEVLKDNAKYYDETREFCTESLKALGELGFWGMNLPSDYDGVDISSIGMTLAVEEVAYHCAATCSSLTAHFLSTDSILIGGTEQQRQDYLPRCAAGELLGAFALTEPGAGSNPAEMRTKATRTEKGWHLTGTKHYITNGAYADFLVVYAMTDPDAGHKGISAFLVDSDNSGINYASPEKTLGLCGSHIYEISFDCVVPESALLGKEGAGFSTAMEVLDRGRVEIAAMSLGIARAAYDDSILWSKERVVSGKPLCKHQGLQWMLAEMHTQLEAAKLVTYKAADARDTDQRFSVESAVAKLFASETAAKITDNAVQIHGGYGYISDLPIERYYRDARITRIFEGTSEIQKLIIGRAITF encoded by the coding sequence ATGATTATGGACTTCACATTTAACGATGACGAAATCGCCTTTCAAGATATTGCCAAAAAAGTTTCTTCCGAGGTGTTGAAGGATAATGCCAAATATTATGATGAAACGCGCGAATTTTGTACTGAAAGCTTAAAAGCTTTAGGCGAACTTGGTTTTTGGGGAATGAATTTGCCGTCCGACTATGATGGCGTTGATATTAGCAGTATCGGCATGACACTAGCTGTAGAAGAAGTTGCCTACCACTGTGCTGCTACTTGTTCTTCTCTAACAGCACATTTTTTGTCAACTGACTCAATTTTGATAGGCGGCACCGAGCAGCAAAGGCAAGATTATTTGCCAAGATGCGCTGCCGGCGAGTTACTCGGGGCTTTTGCCCTTACTGAACCTGGAGCTGGTTCAAATCCGGCTGAGATGCGGACGAAGGCAACACGTACTGAAAAAGGTTGGCATCTAACAGGAACCAAGCACTATATCACTAATGGTGCTTACGCTGATTTCCTTGTGGTTTATGCCATGACAGATCCTGATGCAGGTCATAAAGGTATTTCCGCTTTCTTGGTCGATAGCGATAATTCAGGTATTAACTATGCTAGTCCTGAAAAGACTCTTGGGCTATGTGGTAGTCATATCTACGAAATCAGTTTTGATTGCGTCGTACCCGAAAGCGCTCTATTAGGTAAGGAGGGTGCAGGGTTTTCAACTGCTATGGAAGTTCTTGACCGTGGTCGCGTAGAGATTGCTGCTATGAGTTTAGGTATTGCTAGGGCGGCTTACGATGACAGCATATTGTGGTCAAAAGAGCGTGTGGTTAGTGGTAAGCCATTATGCAAACACCAAGGCCTCCAGTGGATGTTAGCTGAGATGCATACTCAGCTGGAAGCAGCAAAACTGGTCACTTACAAAGCGGCTGATGCGCGTGATACAGACCAAAGATTTAGCGTTGAATCTGCTGTTGCCAAGCTATTTGCATCCGAAACTGCAGCGAAAATTACCGATAACGCAGTACAAATTCATGGCGGTTACGGCTATATCAGCGACCTCCCTATCGAACGATATTATCGTGATGCCCGAATCACACGTATTTTCGAAGGTACCTCCGAGATCCAGAAGCTTATTATCGGGCGTGCCATCACTTTCTAG
- a CDS encoding CaiB/BaiF CoA transferase family protein yields MQPLQGVTILDLSRVLAGPYCTSMLVDLGAEVIKIEAEHGDDSRHIAPFMEDESIYFSMLNRGKKSLCLNLKDPKDKSHFDTLCKNADVIVENFRPGVTSRLGIDEKTLRERHPSLIYCSISGFGQTGPMTSKPAYDIIAQALSGIMAATGPEGGPPTRIGESMGDVCAGMFSSWSICAALFQRERDPERKGCYLDVSMLDCLFSMQVTNLAQYVANDQAPSPIGNRHPLSAPFDSFQASDGKVIIAVISNGLFKRLAECMEMSELISDERFSSDERRCANQAELKAIIEAWTEQDTVDGICIKLDAAGVPASPIWDIKQTSQSQHADSRQLLMDMGQWRSPAQPVYFNGKKVANDQPAPKLGQHNSLLKG; encoded by the coding sequence ATGCAGCCATTACAGGGCGTGACTATTCTTGACTTGTCGCGCGTGTTAGCCGGCCCTTATTGTACTTCGATGCTAGTCGATCTAGGGGCCGAGGTTATTAAGATTGAAGCTGAGCACGGTGACGACAGCCGTCATATTGCCCCCTTTATGGAAGATGAGAGCATTTATTTCTCAATGCTCAATCGTGGAAAAAAAAGTCTATGCCTGAACCTTAAAGATCCCAAAGATAAATCTCATTTTGATACGTTGTGTAAAAATGCTGATGTTATAGTAGAAAACTTCCGTCCCGGAGTCACTTCACGCCTTGGTATCGATGAAAAAACGCTTCGTGAGCGTCACCCAAGCTTGATTTATTGTTCTATCTCAGGCTTTGGGCAAACAGGACCAATGACCTCTAAACCAGCCTATGACATCATCGCCCAAGCGTTATCCGGCATCATGGCAGCCACTGGCCCTGAAGGTGGCCCGCCAACTCGGATTGGCGAATCCATGGGGGATGTCTGTGCCGGGATGTTTTCCAGCTGGTCAATTTGTGCAGCACTTTTTCAGCGTGAGCGTGACCCTGAGCGAAAAGGCTGCTATCTCGACGTATCCATGCTCGATTGCCTATTTTCAATGCAAGTCACCAATCTTGCCCAGTATGTTGCTAATGACCAGGCTCCTTCGCCAATTGGCAATCGCCACCCACTCTCTGCTCCTTTCGATAGCTTCCAAGCAAGCGATGGTAAAGTGATTATCGCTGTTATATCAAACGGTCTTTTTAAACGTTTGGCTGAATGTATGGAAATGTCTGAACTTATTAGCGATGAGCGCTTCTCAAGCGATGAACGGCGCTGTGCTAACCAAGCAGAGCTTAAGGCAATTATCGAAGCATGGACGGAGCAGGATACAGTGGATGGAATCTGCATTAAGCTTGATGCAGCAGGTGTGCCGGCCTCTCCTATCTGGGACATCAAGCAAACATCACAGTCCCAGCATGCCGACAGCCGACAGCTGCTGATGGATATGGGCCAATGGCGATCCCCTGCACAACCGGTGTATTTTAACGGGAAAAAAGTTGCTAATGACCAGCCCGCACCAAAACTTGGACAACACAACAGCTTGCTAAAAGGTTAA